The following proteins are encoded in a genomic region of Coffea eugenioides isolate CCC68of chromosome 6, Ceug_1.0, whole genome shotgun sequence:
- the LOC113773822 gene encoding UDP-glucose flavonoid 3-O-glucosyltransferase 6-like, translating into MVRYWFFTAGYQTGLFSCISVTQILLWVQLHGLYAEYLNEYGSFFASMLIIGSRGTLEPDQLAEMAIAVEQSGYRFLWSVRSPGSKDFTKPPGEYSSFSGILPEGFLERTQNRGLVCGWAPQVEVLAHEAVGDFVSHCGWNSTLESLWHGVPIATWPLYAEQQICAFELVSELELAVDLKMDYRMENAENLVKAEEIEKAVRCLMDTENPIRKRVREMKEISRKTIQDEGSSFISLGRLIEDIYESFFIHL; encoded by the exons ATGGTACGTTATTGGTTCTTCACCGCTGGGTACCAAACCGGGCTTTTTTCTTGTATCTCAGTTACACAAATACTTTTGTGGGTTCAACTTCATGGTTTATATGCGGAGTATTTAAATGAGTACGGTAGTTTCTTTGCATCCATG CTCATAATTGGAAGCAGGGGTACTTTGGAGCCTGACCAGTTAGCAGAGATGGCAATTGCAGTCGAGCAGAGTGGCTACAGATTCTTGTGGTCTGTCCGGTCGCCTGGATCAAAGGACTTTACAAAACCTCCAGGTGAATATTCCAGTTTTTCTGGAATATTGCCGGAAGGTTTCTTGGAACGTACCCAAAATCGAGGATTGGTGTGTGGTTGGGCACCACAGGTGGAGGTGCTGGCTCATGAAGCAGTTGGGGATTTTGTTTCTCATTGCGGCTGGAATTCCACACTGGAAAGCTTGTGGCATGGGGTGCCTATAGCAACATGGCCTCTCTACGCTGAGCAGCAAATTTGTGCGTTTGAACTGGTAAGCGAATTGGAATTAGCAGTGGACTTGAAAATGGATTATCGAATGGAAAATGCAGAGAATCTTGTGAAGGCTGAGGAAATAGAGAAAGCTGTCAGATGTTTGATGGACACTGAAAATCCAATCAGAAAGAGAGTTAGAGAAATGAAAGAGATAAGCAGAAAGACCATTCAAGATGAGGGTTCTTCATTCATCTCACTTGGACGCTTGATTGAAGATATCTATGAATCATTTTTCATTCATCTGTAA
- the LOC113773824 gene encoding uncharacterized protein LOC113773824, with amino-acid sequence MGGAPKSFRFLDVWRSHADFHNVVRQAWEVECDGRPIWVLLEKLKAVKQALRTWNKETFGNIFYRVKEDEATVLALERSLEECPSGEGEFQLLRAQGALKMSLLREAAYWRQKARLRWLREGDANSKFFHAQVKQRRARSFIHRIKDTNGVWTEEPSRIEEMATTFFADILSQPRHGPMDLSMLEVIPSVITVQDNMELKQFPTEEEVKAVVFQLDGGNSPGPDGFTGSFFTSCWDIVKGEVYRAVCDFFTGAELSWGYTAT; translated from the coding sequence ATGGGTGGGGCGCCTAAGAGTTTTCGTTTCTTGGACGTTTGGAGGTCACATGCGGATTTTCATAATGTAGTTCGTCAAGCGTGGGAGGTGGAGTGTGATGGGCGGCCCATTTGGGTTCTACTCGAGAAGTTAAAGGCGGTCAAGCAGGCTTTGCGTACATGGAATAAGGAGACATTTGGCAACATTTTTTACCGTGTCAAGGAAGATGAGGCAACAGTGTTGGCACTGGAACGCTCTTTGGAGGAGTGTCCCTCGGGGGAGGGTGAATTCCAGCTCCTCCGGGCGCAAGGGGCGCTCAAGATGTCCCTGTTACGGGAGGCCGCTTACTGGCGTCAGAAGGCACGGCTTCGGTGGCTTAGGGAAGGCGATGCCAATTCCAAATTTTTCCATGCGCAAGTAAAGCAGCGGAGGGCTCGGTCTTTCATCCATCGGATAAAGGATACGAATGGGGTATGGACGGAAGAGCCTTCCAGGATTGAAGAGATGGCGACCACTTTCTTTGCGGACATTTTGTCGCAACCAAGACATGGGCCGATGGATCTTTCGATGCTAGAGGTTATACCTTCGGTTATCACTGTGCAAGATAACATGGAGCTCAAGCAGTTTCCGACGGAGGAGGAAGTCAAGGCTGTGGTTTTTCAACTAGATGGTGGTAATAGTCCGGGTCCGGATGGTTTCACAGGATCATTCTTCACTTCATGTTGGGATATTGTGAAGGGGGAGGTTTATCGGGCTGTTTGTGATTTTTTTACAGGTGCGGAGCTGTCTTGGGGGTACACTGCTACGTGA
- the LOC113773825 gene encoding uncharacterized protein LOC113773825 — protein MFWNVRGVDNALTIARLRKLKRMHQVSLLAMCEPKAGRDRLDFIRNRLGFRHAISNDESRIWVMYGQDYRCDLLVASHQFLALEVTHAVFRCSVVAVFVHASCASLDREALWQQLGEVCPQGMPTIFLGDFNVIVGANEKKGGRPFRARESEPFLSFMEGAELTDLGFSGSQFTWCNNR, from the coding sequence ATGTTTTGGAATGTCAGAGGAGTGGATAATGCTCTCACCATTGCACGTTTGAGGAAGTTGAAGCGGATGCATCAGGTTTCTTTGTTAGCGATGTGCGAACCAAAGGCGGGTCGCGACCGGCTTGATTTTATTCGAAATAGGCTGGGTTTTCGTCATGCTATCTCCAATGATGAGAGTCGGATTTGGGTGATGTACGGGCAAGACTATAGGTGTGATTTGTTGGTCGCCTCACACCAGTTCTTGGCGTTGGAGGTTACACATGCTGTTTTCCGTTGCTCTGTTGTAGCGGTCTTTGTCCATGCGTCGTGTGCCTCTCTTGATAGGGAGGCGCTGTGGCAACAGTTAGGAGAGGTGTGCCCTCAAGGGATGCCGACAATTTTTTTAGGGGATTTTAACGTCATTGTCGGGGCGAATGAAAAGAAAGGGGGTCGCCCATTTCGTGCTAGGGAGTCGGAGCCCTTCCTGAGTTTCATGGAGGGTGCTGAGTTAACAGATTTAGGGTTCTCTGGGTCTCAGTTCACCTGGTGCAATAATCGTTAG
- the LOC113774811 gene encoding UDP-glycosyltransferase 71K1-like encodes MEKTQLVFVPAPGIGHLVSTVEFSKRLTERDDRLSIVVLVISSISAKKMESYTERVAASNTAIQFINIPQADPPSAEFLKSPENYHALFMENHKSHVKKAIVDLVSQPYTSLAGIVVDLFCSSMIELANELGVPSYVFFTCSAAILGFVFYLPIHYNQIGREFETSDSDSIIPTYSHPVPTNVVPSFAFNKYGGYASSLKHATRFKETKGIIVNTFAELEPHAVNQLKSDSETPPIYTAGPLLDLEGKRQDSDCERIMKWLDDQPPSSVVFLCFGSMGSFEPDQLAEMAIAIERSGYRFLWAVRSPPSKDDTTKRMGEYSNLSEVLPEGFLERTENRGLLCGWAPQMEVLAHEAVGGFVSHCGWNSTLESLWYGVPVATWPLYAEQQINAFELVRELGLALELKLDYRTENAKNLVMAEEIEKAIRCLMDSENPIRGRVKEMKEMSRKAIQNGGSSFISVGRFIEDIHINKANKG; translated from the coding sequence ATGGAAAAAACACAGCTTGTTTTTGTTCCAGCACCAGGCATAGGTCACTTGGTATCCACAGTTGAGTTCTCAAAGCGCTTAACTGAAAGAGATGACCGGCTATCAATAGTTGTTCTGGTTATAAGCTCAATCTCTGCCAAAAAAATGGAGTCCTACACTGAACGAGTGGCTGCTTCAAACACTGCTATTCAATTCATCAACATTCCTCAAGCAGATCCACCCTCAGCAGAGTTCTTGAAGTCCCCCGAAAACTATCATGCTCTTTTCATGGAAAACCACAAATCCCATGTCAAAAAAGCAATAGTCGACCTAGTATCACAACCATACACTTCTCTTGCCGGAATTGTGGTTGATCTATTCTGTAGTTCAATGATTGAATTAGCAAACGAGCTCGGTGTTCCTTCCTATGTGTTCTTCACCTGTAGCGCTGCCATTCTTGGCTTCGTGTTTTATCTCCCAATTCACTATAACCAGATTGGAAGAGAATTCGAGACTTCGGATTCTGATTCGATCATTCCAACTTATTCTCACCCTGTCCCTACAAACGTTGTGCCTTCTTTTGCATTTAACAAGTATGGTGGTTATGCCTCATCCTTGAAACACGCTACAAGGTTTAAAGAGACCAAAGGAATCATCGTAAACACGTTTGCAGAATTAGAACCTCATGCTGTGAATCAATTGAAATCCGACAGTGAAACACCACCAATTTACACAGCTGGACCCTTGCTCGACCTGGAGGGCAAAAGGCAAGACTCAGACTGCGAAAGGATAATGAAATGGCTAGATGACCAGCCTCCATCATCAGTGGTATTCCTCTGTTTTGGAAGCATGGGTAGTTTTGAGCCTGACCAGTTAGCAGAGATGGCAATTGCAATCGAGCGGAGTGGATACAGATTCTTGTGGGCTGTCAGGTCGCCCCCATCCAAGGACGATACCACAAAAAGGATGGGTGAATATTCCAATTTGTCTGAAGTACTTCCAGAAGGTTTCTTGGAACGTACTGAAAATCGGGGATTGCTGTGTGGTTGGGCACCGCAGATGGAGGTGCTGGCTCATGAAGCAGTTGGTGGATTTGTATCGCACTGTGGCTGGAATTCCACCCTGGAAAGCCTGTGGTATGGGGTGCCTGTTGCAACATGGCCTCTTTATGCTGAGCAACAAATTAACGCATTTGAATTGGTCAGAGAATTGGGACTAGCTCTGGAATTGAAGTTGGATTATCGAACGGAAAATGCAAAGAATCTTGTAATGGCTGAGGAAATAGAGAAAGCTATCAGATGCTTGATGGACTCCGAAAATCCAATCAGAGGGAGAGttaaagaaatgaaagaaatgaGTAGAAAGGCCATTCAAAATGGGGGCTCTTCATTCATCTCAGTTGGACGCTTTATTGAAGATATCCATATCAACAAAGCAAATAAGGGGTAG